The sequence TCCGACGGCAATGCGGATGATTGTCGTCAAAGCTGCGGTTGCTTACCGTGCCGCTTATGAGCCGATTGCTGGACAGATTATTGAGGTGGACACGCCGGGATTGACTGCCGTGAACCCGCTGCATTTTGAATATCACAATGTTCGGCGACCGCTGTTCCCGTTGGATTGATGTCGGAACGTTTCCGTCTGAATGCAGATCGCATTTGGGCGAGTACGCCGCAAATCGCGGATTATCACGGATGACACGGATTTCGCGGATTAGAGGATATATTGTATCCAGATAGTCTTAGCCCCAGCGGGGCGGCGTTTGTGTAGAATTGTCTTAAGAAGACATTGACTTTCGCACAGCGATATGATAAAATTTTCCTAAGATGGTGAGTTATGGGAGAAAAGGAAATGAAAACCTTTGGCACACAGGGCCGCGTGTATCCGAGCCGACACTACGTCGTCCCACGCACCGAGGAGAAAACAGAATTTATCAAACGCGTTAAAGAAGGACGCTATATCGTCCTCTTCGCACCGCGACAGACTGGCAAGACAACCTTCTTTCGATTGGCACTTGATACACTTACCACCCAAGAGCCCAACTACTTCCCAATCCAATTGAATTTTGAGGAGTACGAAGACTACACCGCTTCCGAATTTTACTGTAACCTTTACGAAGATATTCGTGAAGAGATAGAAAACGTTTTTCAGAAGCGAGAAGAAACTCTGCCGAAAGCACTCATCCAATTTTTAGAAAATACAGCACTGACCGACCACGTTTCAATGCGAAGGTTCTTTACACGCTTCGATAGTTTCGTACCAGACCATAGAGTCGTTCTCACCATTGACGAGTTTGACGCTATTCCGCGCGATGCACTCAAAGGTTTTCTGCATTCACTCCGTCGTATTTATCTCGTTGATGAGAATCGGTGCCCTCATAGCGTTAGTATCATCGGAGTTAAGAGTATTACGCAACTCAGTTATGATCGTTCTGTCTCTCCTTTCAATATCCAAGATGAGTTCAACTTGCCGAATTTCACGCTTGAAGAGGTGCGTGAGCTGCTTGGACAGTATACCGAAGAGATTGGGCAGGCTTTTGAGGAAAAAGTCATTGCCTCGATTCACAAGCAAACTGCGGGGCAACCTGTGCTTGTCAATCACTTCGCCGAGATACTCACAGAGAGTTTGGACATTCCGAAAACCGAGCCGATTACGATGGCACACTTTTTGAAAGCACACACGCAGCTCCTTCGTGGACAGAATACCAATATTAAGCATCTCACAACCAATATCCGAAAAAAAACGAGATTTGAAAGCGTTCTGATGCGTATTATGGAGCGTGATGAAGGCGTAGACTTTAATCTTGATAATGACATTATCAGTGAACTCGCTACCTATGGTGTCATTAAAGAAGGAAGGGACGGGATGTGTGAGATTCTCAACCCAATTTATCTCTACCGGATTATGAGAGCCTTCAAGCCAGTCGTGAACGGGGTGGAGACTGAATATTTCCCTGAAAATTTCAATGATGCCTTTATTCATTACCTCATGCCTACCGGAGAGATTGATATGGTATCGCTCCTTAATAACTTCCGAGATTTTATCGGACGCGCAGGGTTCAAAATCCTGCAAGTGCCAGATACACCTCAGGAGTCTGTCGGGTGGCATTTACTGCTGGCGTATCTTGACGAATTTGTGAGACTTATTGGTGGTGTGATGCACATAGAAGTCCAAACCGGTCGTGGCAGAATGGATCTTCTTATCACTCATAATCAGCGAAAATACGTTGTCGAGACAAAAATTTGGAGGGGCGCGGCCCGTTATCTGGCGGGGAAAAAGCAGCTAGCGGCATATCTCAAGTTGGAAGGTGTAACGGTGGGCTATTACGTCGTTTTTGATCACCGCGAAGTGTCGGAGCCGCGCGTAGAAACACAGACGATAGAGGGGATAACGATTCGGAGCTATGTCATTCCTGTCATCCAAGAACGCCCTTCAGACGAACATCGCGGTAGTGAACACAAATAATCCGAGAAATCCGGGCTATCTGTGTGTAGAAAAGCGTCCACCCATACGTCTTAACCACAGTAGGG comes from Candidatus Poribacteria bacterium and encodes:
- a CDS encoding AAA-like domain-containing protein: MKTFGTQGRVYPSRHYVVPRTEEKTEFIKRVKEGRYIVLFAPRQTGKTTFFRLALDTLTTQEPNYFPIQLNFEEYEDYTASEFYCNLYEDIREEIENVFQKREETLPKALIQFLENTALTDHVSMRRFFTRFDSFVPDHRVVLTIDEFDAIPRDALKGFLHSLRRIYLVDENRCPHSVSIIGVKSITQLSYDRSVSPFNIQDEFNLPNFTLEEVRELLGQYTEEIGQAFEEKVIASIHKQTAGQPVLVNHFAEILTESLDIPKTEPITMAHFLKAHTQLLRGQNTNIKHLTTNIRKKTRFESVLMRIMERDEGVDFNLDNDIISELATYGVIKEGRDGMCEILNPIYLYRIMRAFKPVVNGVETEYFPENFNDAFIHYLMPTGEIDMVSLLNNFRDFIGRAGFKILQVPDTPQESVGWHLLLAYLDEFVRLIGGVMHIEVQTGRGRMDLLITHNQRKYVVETKIWRGAARYLAGKKQLAAYLKLEGVTVGYYVVFDHREVSEPRVETQTIEGITIRSYVIPVIQERPSDEHRGSEHK